The following coding sequences lie in one Apium graveolens cultivar Ventura chromosome 1, ASM990537v1, whole genome shotgun sequence genomic window:
- the LOC141718752 gene encoding secreted RxLR effector protein 161-like, translating to MERPTELHLNAVKRICRYVKGTLHYGLVYKRGQGNYILSEFSDSDLAGSTDDRKSTGGMAFYLDENLITWVSQKQRCVALSSCEAEFMAATAAACQAIWL from the coding sequence ATGGAAAGGCCTACTGAACTTCATCTAAATGCCGTAAAAAGGATATGTCGTTACGTGAAAGGAACCCTGCACTACGGTTTGGTCTACAAACGTGGACAAGGAAACTACATTTTATCTGAATTCTCGGACAGCGATCTAGCAGGTAGCACAGATGATAGGAAGAGCACTGGAGGAATGGCCTTTTATCTTGACGAGAACTTGATTACCTGGGTATCTCAGAAACAGCGGTGCGTAGCCTTGTCTTCATGCGAAGCAGAGTTTATGGCAGCAACAGCTGCTGCGTGTCAAGCTATCTGGCTTTAG